A window of Mucilaginibacter paludis DSM 18603 contains these coding sequences:
- a CDS encoding class I SAM-dependent methyltransferase yields the protein MSTIQDQFNRVSKNYDAQRRYLIPCFDDFYQSCLPLVAERAAIKNVLDIGAGTGIFSQTIYQQRPDLHFTLMDISGDMLKVARERFAGLPNFKFIEMDFSANPIAEKYDLIISALAIHHLEDEHKAVLYNRVYQALKPGGLFINADQVEGRSAGFDEFYKSNWKETVNRSELAPEAIERAFERIKLDKFARLETQLKMLETAGFNDTDCIYKYHNFVVMAAFKA from the coding sequence ATGAGCACTATTCAAGATCAGTTTAACAGGGTATCTAAAAACTACGATGCGCAACGCAGATACCTTATTCCTTGTTTTGATGATTTTTATCAAAGTTGCCTGCCCCTGGTGGCGGAACGCGCCGCCATAAAAAATGTACTGGATATTGGGGCGGGCACGGGTATATTTTCGCAAACAATTTATCAGCAGCGGCCCGATCTGCATTTCACACTGATGGATATCTCCGGCGACATGCTGAAAGTGGCCAGGGAGCGTTTTGCCGGTCTGCCAAATTTTAAGTTTATAGAGATGGATTTCTCAGCCAATCCTATTGCTGAGAAATATGACCTCATTATCTCCGCGCTGGCTATCCATCACCTGGAAGATGAACATAAGGCTGTGCTTTACAACCGCGTGTACCAGGCGCTCAAACCGGGTGGATTGTTCATTAATGCCGACCAGGTAGAAGGGCGTAGTGCTGGTTTTGACGAATTTTATAAATCTAACTGGAAAGAAACCGTCAACCGGTCGGAGCTTGCCCCCGAGGCCATTGAACGGGCTTTCGAGCGAATCAAACTGGATAAATTCGCCAGGTTGGAAACCCAATTGAAAATGCTCGAAACGGCTGGCTTTAACGATACCGATTGCATTTATAAGTATCATAATTTTGTAGTGATGGCAGCTTTCAAAGCATAA
- a CDS encoding alpha-N-acetylglucosaminidase, protein MSISKISVFCALFMLPFFAQAQNPQQESYALIKRLIPQRAQSFVVQTTGMSSGHDCFEIESKNGKIILRGNNGVAIASALYYYLTEYGHCQVTWNGTNLKLPAKLPLVKNKIRKETPYQYRYYLNYCTFNYSMSWWDWQRWEKEIDWMALHGINMPLAITGEEYTWYKVYTELGFTGDDLKGFFTGPSYFSWFWMGNMDSWGGPLPLRWMQTHFDLQKKIIARERALGMKPVLPAFTGHVPAAFKNKYPTAKLKTTNWKNGFADTYILDSADPMFARIGQLFLQKQTALLGTDHLYSADTFNENEPPSDEPEYLGKLSERVYQGMHQADTAAVWVMQGWLFYSDRKFWKPEQTRALLKAVPDDKMIILDLATEIEPVWKRTEAFYGKPWIWNMLNNFGANTNLFGRMDSAAKGPAEAYHDPKSGQMKGIGLTMEGIEQNPVLYDLLTDNTWRNQPINVDEWLPKYVLNRYGKPNAQAQKAWNILRKTVYSVLADRYIRDGAESIIQARPTTDSSSRWARTTLNYEPKALLPAWQAMIKASEDLSTSDGFRFDLVDLSRQVLANYAFTLQRRFVLAHQQKDAAAFKKHSAEFIELIQDMDQLLATRKDFLLGPWVADARRCGATVSEKALYEMNAKDLITLWGDKDCPLNEYACRQWSGLLNDFYKPRWQQYFEQINLDLTGKKPFDKEAFERKIKSWEWQWVNARKDYPVKPQGDPVLEARKLYKKYWGRINV, encoded by the coding sequence ATGAGCATATCTAAAATATCGGTTTTTTGCGCGCTTTTCATGCTTCCTTTTTTTGCGCAGGCTCAAAACCCGCAACAAGAGTCGTACGCGCTTATTAAACGGCTTATCCCGCAAAGGGCTCAAAGCTTTGTTGTTCAAACTACGGGTATGAGTTCCGGCCATGATTGTTTTGAAATAGAAAGTAAAAACGGCAAAATTATTTTGCGGGGCAATAATGGCGTAGCCATAGCATCTGCCCTGTACTATTACCTTACCGAATATGGCCATTGCCAGGTTACATGGAACGGCACCAACCTTAAACTACCAGCCAAATTGCCGCTGGTAAAAAACAAGATCCGCAAAGAAACGCCTTACCAATACCGCTATTACCTCAACTACTGCACCTTTAACTACAGCATGAGCTGGTGGGACTGGCAGCGCTGGGAAAAAGAGATTGATTGGATGGCGCTGCACGGCATTAATATGCCGCTTGCTATTACCGGCGAAGAGTATACCTGGTATAAGGTATATACCGAACTCGGTTTTACCGGCGACGATTTAAAAGGCTTTTTTACCGGCCCATCCTACTTCTCGTGGTTTTGGATGGGCAATATGGATAGCTGGGGCGGCCCCTTGCCGCTGCGCTGGATGCAAACCCACTTTGATTTGCAAAAGAAAATCATAGCGCGCGAAAGGGCCCTGGGCATGAAACCCGTACTGCCCGCCTTTACCGGGCACGTGCCTGCCGCCTTTAAAAACAAATACCCAACAGCCAAGCTTAAAACCACCAACTGGAAAAACGGCTTTGCCGATACCTACATCCTTGACTCGGCCGACCCGATGTTTGCCCGCATAGGCCAGTTATTTTTACAGAAGCAAACCGCCCTGCTGGGTACCGATCATTTATACTCGGCTGATACCTTTAACGAGAACGAGCCACCATCCGACGAACCCGAATACTTGGGCAAATTATCCGAACGCGTATATCAGGGCATGCACCAAGCAGATACCGCTGCTGTATGGGTAATGCAGGGCTGGTTGTTTTACAGTGATCGTAAATTTTGGAAACCCGAGCAAACACGAGCCTTATTAAAGGCCGTACCCGATGATAAAATGATCATCCTCGACCTGGCTACCGAAATTGAACCCGTATGGAAGCGCACCGAGGCCTTTTACGGCAAACCCTGGATTTGGAACATGCTGAACAATTTTGGCGCTAACACCAACCTTTTCGGCAGGATGGATTCGGCGGCAAAGGGGCCTGCCGAAGCTTACCATGACCCTAAAAGCGGCCAGATGAAAGGTATTGGCCTCACCATGGAGGGTATTGAACAAAACCCGGTATTGTATGATTTGCTGACAGATAATACCTGGCGAAACCAGCCCATTAATGTGGATGAATGGCTACCAAAATACGTACTTAACCGCTACGGCAAGCCTAACGCCCAAGCCCAAAAAGCCTGGAATATTTTACGAAAAACGGTGTACAGCGTCCTCGCCGACCGCTACATACGCGACGGTGCCGAATCCATCATACAGGCGCGCCCAACTACCGATAGCTCGAGCCGCTGGGCACGTACAACCTTAAACTATGAACCCAAGGCTTTGCTTCCGGCCTGGCAAGCCATGATCAAAGCATCGGAGGATTTATCTACGAGCGACGGTTTCCGGTTCGACCTGGTTGACCTCTCCCGGCAGGTATTGGCTAATTATGCCTTCACCCTACAGCGCCGGTTTGTACTGGCCCATCAGCAAAAAGACGCAGCAGCCTTTAAAAAACACAGTGCCGAATTTATTGAGCTGATACAGGATATGGACCAACTGCTGGCTACCCGCAAAGATTTTTTACTGGGCCCCTGGGTTGCCGATGCCCGCCGCTGCGGCGCAACCGTTAGCGAAAAGGCGCTATACGAAATGAACGCCAAAGACCTGATTACCCTATGGGGCGATAAGGATTGCCCGCTGAACGAGTACGCCTGCAGGCAATGGAGCGGCCTGCTCAACGATTTTTACAAACCCCGCTGGCAACAATATTTTGAACAGATAAACCTCGACCTAACCGGCAAAAAACCATTTGATAAAGAAGCCTTTGAACGGAAAATAAAAAGCTGGGAATGGCAGTGGGTAAACGCCCGGAAAGATTACCCGGTAAAGCCGCAGGGCGATCCGGTTTTAGAGGCAAGGAAGCTGTATAAGAAGTATTGGGGCAGGATAAATGTGTAA
- a CDS encoding helix-turn-helix domain-containing protein → MKNQEIVHVKMESLSDMHRAFGLPAPAHPLISFINAATNRVILSNLPHAHVLHFYKISYKPGLSGKLKYGQDYYDFDEGGLLFAAPNQVIGNHGTNDAEACSEYTLLIHPDFLWNYPLAKKIKQYGFFSYSANEALHLSEKEKTTIISIFKIIEEELNSRIDDFSQDVIISQIELLLNYANRFYKRQFITRKVVSNGLLQKLEDIFDEYFTSDKSSSLGIPTVQYLSEKLNISPSYLSDMLRSLTGQNAQHLIHRKIIEQAKEKLSATRLSVSEVAYQLGFEHPQSFNKLFKAKTKTSPLEFRKSFN, encoded by the coding sequence ATGAAAAACCAGGAGATCGTCCATGTTAAAATGGAGTCGCTATCAGATATGCACCGGGCTTTCGGTTTACCTGCGCCGGCTCATCCGCTAATCAGTTTTATCAATGCGGCCACTAACCGCGTCATCTTATCCAACCTGCCCCACGCCCATGTACTGCATTTTTACAAAATATCCTATAAGCCAGGTTTAAGCGGCAAACTAAAATATGGCCAGGATTATTATGATTTTGATGAAGGCGGTCTGCTATTTGCCGCACCTAACCAGGTTATCGGGAACCATGGCACCAACGATGCAGAAGCATGTTCCGAATACACTTTGCTGATACACCCCGACTTTTTATGGAATTATCCGCTGGCAAAAAAGATAAAGCAGTATGGCTTCTTTTCCTATTCGGCAAATGAAGCCTTGCACCTGTCGGAAAAGGAGAAGACAACGATCATTTCCATCTTTAAAATCATTGAAGAAGAGCTAAATAGCAGGATAGATGATTTTAGTCAGGATGTGATCATCTCTCAGATCGAGTTGCTTTTAAATTATGCTAACCGTTTTTACAAAAGGCAATTTATTACAAGGAAAGTAGTAAGCAACGGCCTGCTCCAAAAACTGGAAGATATTTTTGATGAATATTTTACAAGCGATAAATCCTCAAGCCTCGGCATACCTACAGTGCAATACCTTTCGGAGAAACTAAATATATCACCAAGCTATTTAAGCGACATGCTACGGTCACTTACCGGGCAAAATGCCCAGCACCTGATACATCGAAAGATCATCGAGCAGGCTAAGGAAAAACTATCAGCAACAAGATTGTCGGTAAGCGAAGTTGCCTATCAATTAGGTTTTGAGCATCCGCAATCTTTTAACAAGCTGTTTAAAGCGAAAACTAAAACATCACCTTTAGAATTCAGGAAGTCATTTAACTAA
- a CDS encoding S46 family peptidase, giving the protein MKKIRIFVLLFTIASVFGGIAKADEGMWIPMLIGKNYDQMKKQGFKLTPEDLYSVNKASIKDAIVSLGGFCTAEVVSNKGLLFTNHHCGYESVSSNSTPENDILDNGFYAKSFAEEKPIKGLFVRFLVRVEDVTDQVMAGLKDVSEAKRAATLLDVNKAIVANATKNTRYDAAVSTFFGGNQYLLYIYQKYTDIRLVGAPPQSIGKFGGDTDNWMWPRHTGDFSIFRIYADKDGQPNDYAADNVPYTPKKFLPISLKGVKNGDFAMVYGYPGRTDRFLTSNGVRLATEETSPLIVKLRDIRLKAWKEEMNKSVDTRLKLSSQYAKIANYWKYYIGQGEQLKRLGIYEQKKKQEAEFTKWAANKPEYVGLMEKYQKLYADYEPYAIHRTYVNEGLRAPAFVVNTLNIFYTQKEKEARKDDAAAVAGFDKDLKEYAENYAKTYNEIADKKTFAQLMASYYNDVPKNQHPEFIENIVTKFSPGNAPQAFAKFADYLWANSNLIEPGKLKSAIGNLSVESLNADPAVMYAINLVPQVYIKKVFGDKISDFDSKKAELDKLYQKALLEKNQGKLMYPDANSTMRITYGNVQDYTMKGNRKAPLKTTLDGMMAKYKPGDSEFDLPASLVTAYKKKDFGQYAEGGTVPVDFITNDDITGGNSGSPVINGKGELIGLAFDGNWEAMSGDIAFDKKYKRTICVDVRYVLWCIDVLGHANNLISELEIHKY; this is encoded by the coding sequence ATGAAAAAAATTAGAATTTTTGTTTTGCTATTTACAATAGCCTCTGTTTTTGGAGGTATTGCTAAAGCCGACGAGGGCATGTGGATACCTATGCTCATCGGCAAGAATTACGACCAGATGAAAAAGCAGGGCTTTAAATTAACGCCCGAAGATCTGTATAGCGTTAACAAGGCGAGTATCAAGGATGCCATTGTTTCTTTAGGCGGCTTTTGCACTGCGGAAGTTGTATCAAACAAAGGCTTGTTGTTTACCAATCACCATTGCGGTTATGAGTCGGTATCATCAAATTCAACTCCCGAGAACGATATATTAGACAATGGCTTTTACGCCAAAAGCTTTGCCGAAGAGAAGCCTATTAAAGGTTTGTTTGTGCGCTTTTTGGTAAGAGTGGAAGACGTTACCGACCAGGTGATGGCCGGTTTAAAAGATGTAAGCGAAGCCAAGCGCGCCGCTACATTATTGGATGTTAATAAGGCTATTGTGGCCAACGCAACCAAAAACACCAGGTATGATGCCGCGGTAAGTACTTTTTTTGGTGGCAACCAATATTTACTGTACATCTATCAAAAGTATACCGATATCAGGCTGGTAGGTGCTCCACCGCAGTCAATTGGTAAATTTGGCGGTGATACTGATAACTGGATGTGGCCCAGACATACCGGCGATTTTTCGATTTTCAGGATCTATGCCGATAAGGACGGTCAGCCTAATGATTACGCTGCCGATAATGTTCCGTATACGCCTAAAAAGTTTTTACCTATCTCGTTAAAAGGTGTTAAAAACGGCGACTTTGCCATGGTATATGGTTACCCCGGCCGTACCGACAGGTTTTTAACATCCAACGGCGTAAGGTTGGCTACCGAGGAAACCAGTCCGCTGATTGTGAAGCTGCGTGATATCCGTTTAAAGGCATGGAAAGAAGAGATGAATAAAAGTGTGGATACACGGTTGAAGCTGTCCTCCCAATATGCCAAAATAGCCAATTACTGGAAATATTATATTGGCCAGGGCGAGCAACTTAAACGCCTGGGTATTTATGAGCAAAAAAAGAAGCAAGAAGCAGAGTTTACCAAATGGGCTGCCAACAAACCCGAATATGTCGGTTTAATGGAAAAGTACCAAAAGTTATATGCCGATTACGAGCCTTACGCCATCCACCGTACCTATGTTAACGAGGGTTTGCGTGCCCCTGCCTTTGTTGTGAATACGCTTAATATTTTTTATACACAGAAGGAAAAAGAAGCCCGAAAGGATGATGCCGCCGCTGTAGCGGGTTTTGATAAGGATTTGAAAGAATACGCTGAAAATTATGCTAAAACTTATAACGAGATAGCCGATAAAAAAACCTTTGCACAGCTGATGGCCTCTTATTATAATGATGTGCCTAAAAACCAGCACCCAGAGTTTATTGAAAACATAGTAACCAAGTTTTCGCCAGGAAATGCTCCGCAGGCCTTTGCGAAATTTGCCGATTACCTTTGGGCCAATAGTAACCTGATTGAGCCCGGAAAATTGAAAAGTGCTATAGGAAACCTATCGGTAGAATCATTAAATGCCGATCCGGCGGTGATGTATGCCATAAACCTGGTTCCGCAAGTTTATATTAAAAAAGTTTTTGGTGATAAGATAAGCGATTTTGACAGTAAGAAGGCCGAATTAGACAAGCTCTATCAAAAGGCGCTTCTGGAGAAAAATCAAGGTAAACTGATGTACCCCGATGCTAACTCCACTATGCGGATAACCTATGGCAATGTGCAGGATTATACCATGAAAGGTAATAGGAAGGCACCTCTGAAAACAACGTTGGACGGGATGATGGCAAAATATAAGCCCGGCGACAGCGAGTTTGATTTACCAGCTTCGTTGGTTACCGCTTATAAGAAAAAAGATTTCGGCCAGTATGCAGAAGGCGGTACTGTACCGGTTGACTTTATAACTAATGATGATATTACCGGTGGTAACTCCGGTTCGCCGGTTATTAATGGCAAAGGCGAACTGATCGGCCTTGCTTTTGACGGCAACTGGGAAGCCATGAGTGGCGATATTGCGTTTGACAAAAAGTACAAGCGGACTATCTGTGTGGATGTGAGATACGTATTGTGGTGTATTGATGTTTTAGGACATGCCAACAATCTGATCAGCGAATTGGAAATCCATAAATATTAA
- a CDS encoding helix-turn-helix transcriptional regulator, with protein MKNTLKVERAKLDMTQQQLADVVGVSRQTINSIEAGGYTPSTILALKISGVFKLSVNQIFLLEDDD; from the coding sequence ATGAAGAACACGCTTAAAGTTGAAAGGGCAAAATTAGATATGACCCAGCAGCAACTGGCGGATGTGGTAGGCGTATCCCGCCAAACTATTAACTCTATCGAAGCGGGCGGCTATACACCGTCTACCATATTGGCATTAAAAATTAGTGGGGTATTTAAACTTAGCGTTAACCAAATTTTTTTGTTAGAGGATGATGATTGA
- a CDS encoding glycoside hydrolase family 28 protein, whose product MKNRNNNFAALRGLYAKAFLYLPFALVTTCFAQSGPYPITRYGALPDGKTDNTLAIQKAINTAAENGGGTVLIPAGQFVTGVINLKSNINLHFENGAALLATTNRADYGPQKASALIVATDAQHIAITGKGTIDGRGDDLLKDIYRMLRAGTLKDDEWQTYNDWHQMRPAESNRPHLIDFIKCSDVTIKNITIKNGLCWIQDYRSCQDMVIDSITVVSNTFLNNDGIDLVDCKNVKLSNSFFNVADDGICLKSSDPNGACENIDISHCRIRSSASAFKMGTASFGGFKKIKVRDIEVYDTFRSAIAIETVDGGLIEDIDIRNVTARNTGNAIFIRLGQRNKKAAPGILRRVYIGQVKAQVPAGKPDKGYPMDGPEVRFKHHVFPSSIAGIPGHQVEDVTLEDIDITYEGTSKTDYTKYNFDNLANIPEAISDYPEFSMFGELPAWGFYARHANGVTLKNIKLSYLKNDLRTACIFDDVNKLNIDGIRINKMQSKPTVVISNSTTPTVKRITVAGKTDKQILIK is encoded by the coding sequence ATGAAAAACAGGAATAACAATTTTGCTGCCTTGCGCGGCTTATATGCAAAGGCCTTTTTATACTTGCCTTTTGCGCTGGTAACAACCTGCTTCGCCCAAAGCGGCCCCTACCCTATCACCCGGTATGGCGCACTGCCCGATGGTAAAACCGATAATACGCTGGCTATACAAAAGGCCATTAACACCGCTGCAGAAAATGGAGGCGGTACGGTACTGATACCGGCAGGCCAGTTTGTTACGGGTGTTATCAACCTTAAATCAAACATCAACCTTCATTTTGAAAACGGGGCGGCCCTGCTGGCCACCACCAACCGTGCAGATTATGGCCCGCAAAAGGCATCGGCATTAATTGTGGCTACCGATGCTCAGCACATAGCTATTACCGGCAAAGGAACGATAGATGGCCGTGGCGACGATTTGCTGAAAGACATCTACCGCATGCTTCGCGCAGGTACCTTAAAGGATGATGAATGGCAAACTTATAACGACTGGCACCAAATGCGCCCTGCCGAAAGTAACCGCCCCCATCTTATTGATTTTATAAAGTGCAGCGATGTAACCATTAAAAACATCACCATTAAAAACGGCTTATGCTGGATACAGGATTACCGAAGCTGCCAGGATATGGTGATTGACAGCATTACCGTTGTAAGCAATACCTTTTTAAACAACGATGGCATTGATTTGGTTGATTGCAAAAATGTTAAGCTAAGCAATAGTTTTTTTAACGTGGCCGATGACGGCATCTGCTTAAAATCTTCCGACCCGAACGGGGCCTGCGAAAACATTGATATATCGCATTGCCGCATCCGCTCGAGTGCCAGCGCCTTTAAAATGGGAACCGCGTCTTTCGGTGGCTTTAAAAAAATAAAGGTGCGCGATATTGAGGTTTACGATACCTTCCGCTCGGCCATCGCCATTGAAACCGTTGACGGGGGTTTGATTGAGGATATCGATATCAGGAATGTAACCGCCAGAAATACGGGCAACGCCATTTTTATCCGCTTAGGCCAACGCAATAAAAAAGCTGCCCCCGGTATATTGCGCAGGGTTTATATAGGCCAGGTAAAAGCCCAGGTGCCTGCGGGAAAACCCGACAAGGGATACCCCATGGACGGCCCCGAGGTGAGGTTTAAACACCACGTATTCCCATCATCCATCGCGGGCATCCCCGGGCACCAGGTAGAGGATGTTACTTTAGAGGATATCGACATAACATATGAGGGCACTTCAAAAACAGATTATACCAAATACAACTTTGATAACCTGGCCAATATTCCCGAAGCTATTAGTGATTATCCAGAGTTTTCCATGTTTGGCGAATTACCTGCATGGGGCTTTTATGCAAGGCATGCCAATGGTGTAACGCTAAAAAACATCAAGCTTAGCTACCTGAAGAACGATTTACGTACCGCCTGCATTTTTGATGATGTGAATAAACTGAATATCGACGGTATCCGCATCAATAAAATGCAAAGCAAGCCAACGGTTGTGATCAGCAATTCAACAACACCAACCGTTAAACGCATCACCGTAGCAGGTAAAACAGACAAGCAAATCCTGATCAAGTAA
- a CDS encoding SDR family NAD(P)-dependent oxidoreductase: protein MTTQQNNHPVSQKVWFITGSSRGFGKVWTEAVLKRGDKVAATARQLASIAELNEKYGANVLTLELDVTKAEQVKAAVEQAHAHFGRLDIILNNAGYSLVGTIEEASADEIKAMYETNVFGAIAVIQAALPLLRQQGGGHILGTSSNLGHVTLPVIGYYCSTKWAFEAIHESLALEVKAFGIKVTIIEPGAYATEFGSAESLKFAAGLDIYQDFKTQFFDSLRSMERGNPNATPEAIFKVVDAENPPLRINLGSQNLSWTRAAYAERLATWEEWDAVSIAAQGTSK from the coding sequence ATGACCACACAACAAAATAATCATCCGGTTAGCCAAAAAGTTTGGTTCATTACAGGCAGTTCCCGTGGATTTGGAAAGGTTTGGACCGAAGCGGTCCTTAAGCGAGGCGATAAAGTAGCAGCAACTGCGCGCCAATTAGCCAGTATTGCCGAACTTAACGAAAAATATGGCGCTAACGTGCTGACCCTGGAATTGGATGTCACCAAAGCCGAACAGGTAAAAGCCGCCGTTGAACAAGCTCATGCCCACTTCGGGAGGCTGGATATCATACTTAACAATGCCGGCTATTCGTTAGTCGGCACAATAGAGGAAGCAAGTGCCGATGAAATAAAGGCGATGTATGAAACAAACGTTTTCGGTGCAATTGCAGTTATCCAGGCTGCCCTACCCTTGCTCCGTCAGCAAGGCGGCGGCCATATCCTCGGTACATCAAGCAACCTTGGCCATGTTACCTTACCTGTTATCGGCTACTACTGCTCTACCAAGTGGGCATTCGAAGCTATTCACGAAAGTTTAGCCCTCGAAGTTAAAGCGTTCGGAATTAAAGTGACGATCATCGAGCCGGGTGCTTACGCCACCGAGTTCGGTAGCGCAGAGTCGTTAAAATTTGCTGCAGGCCTTGATATTTACCAGGATTTTAAAACGCAGTTTTTCGATAGTCTAAGAAGTATGGAAAGAGGTAATCCTAATGCGACACCTGAAGCGATATTTAAAGTAGTTGATGCGGAAAACCCGCCTTTGAGAATTAATCTGGGCAGTCAAAACTTGTCGTGGACACGCGCCGCCTATGCCGAAAGGCTGGCAACCTGGGAAGAGTGGGATGCAGTTTCCATAGCGGCCCAGGGCACTTCAAAGTAA
- a CDS encoding serine hydrolase domain-containing protein — MIKKTHAFLFLFMLPLLQSCTFSQTFNKAKLDSFFVALNTHDQSMGSITISVNGVLVYQNAIGYTQINKGLKTLSTIKTEYRIGSISKMFTGTMVLQLIDEGKLDLETPLATFFPQLPNAGKITIAEMLDHRSGLHNFTSDSLFIRYMTTPKSEAEMIAIFAKQKPDFEPDEKFEYCNTNFVLLGYIIEKLTGKTYAQELKKRITSKIGLADTYYGAKINPSKNEAYSYKYAGQWMPIPETDMSIPGGAGAIVSTSTDLVKFIYALFAGKLISQKSLELMKTMNGQYGMAMYTMLFSDKKGYGHGGDIDGFHSELFYLPQEKLAIAYTCNGMRIPIHNIMVDAIRIYFNKPYTIPEFK; from the coding sequence ATGATAAAAAAAACTCACGCGTTTTTATTTTTATTCATGCTCCCGCTCTTACAGAGTTGCACCTTTTCGCAAACTTTTAATAAGGCCAAGTTAGACAGCTTTTTTGTCGCGCTGAATACGCATGACCAAAGTATGGGTAGTATCACTATCTCCGTTAACGGCGTATTGGTTTATCAAAATGCAATTGGTTACACGCAGATAAATAAAGGATTAAAAACACTATCGACAATTAAAACTGAATACCGTATAGGCTCTATCAGTAAAATGTTTACCGGTACAATGGTTCTCCAATTGATCGATGAAGGCAAACTTGACCTTGAAACGCCATTGGCCACTTTTTTCCCGCAACTCCCTAATGCCGGAAAAATCACCATAGCAGAAATGCTCGACCATCGCAGCGGTCTTCATAACTTTACGAGTGATTCGCTTTTTATTCGTTATATGACCACTCCCAAATCAGAAGCCGAAATGATTGCCATTTTTGCCAAGCAGAAGCCTGATTTTGAGCCGGATGAAAAATTCGAATACTGCAATACCAATTTCGTATTGCTGGGTTATATCATTGAGAAATTGACGGGTAAAACTTATGCCCAGGAATTAAAAAAACGTATCACCTCAAAAATAGGATTGGCCGATACCTATTACGGTGCTAAAATCAACCCTTCCAAAAATGAAGCATACTCTTATAAATATGCAGGACAATGGATGCCAATACCCGAAACAGATATGAGTATTCCCGGTGGGGCAGGTGCTATTGTATCTACATCTACTGACCTTGTTAAATTTATATATGCACTTTTCGCAGGAAAACTCATTAGCCAGAAAAGTTTAGAACTGATGAAAACGATGAACGGCCAATATGGTATGGCCATGTATACCATGTTGTTTTCTGATAAAAAAGGCTATGGACATGGTGGAGACATTGACGGATTTCATAGCGAACTTTTTTATTTACCACAAGAGAAGTTAGCAATAGCTTATACTTGTAATGGAATGCGAATCCCTATACATAATATAATGGTAGATGCTATACGCATATACTTTAACAAGCCATACACAATTCCAGAGTTTAAATAA
- a CDS encoding RNA polymerase sigma-70 factor, whose product MINNEIVNERQLLVQLSNHDKEAFSIIYNAYAKKLFRYAVKIIKSTEIAEDTVHDIFVKLWDNASSLQIETSLQAYLYKATYFHLMNLIKRGAVQERFVDEVMYSAAQLSHCTEEKVLFKETLKHVQCAIDSLPPQRKLIFEMGRNEGMSHRQIARELDLADSTVNNQIVKALKTIKEHLLISGSVGILLTFVNFFHK is encoded by the coding sequence ATGATCAATAATGAAATAGTTAACGAGCGGCAACTTTTGGTGCAGCTAAGCAATCACGACAAGGAAGCTTTTTCTATTATCTATAACGCATACGCCAAAAAACTTTTCCGGTACGCCGTAAAAATCATTAAGTCCACAGAGATTGCCGAAGATACCGTTCACGACATTTTTGTTAAACTTTGGGATAATGCCTCCTCGCTTCAAATCGAAACATCGCTACAGGCTTATTTATACAAAGCCACTTATTTTCATTTAATGAATTTAATAAAGCGTGGCGCTGTTCAAGAACGTTTTGTGGACGAGGTAATGTATAGTGCTGCCCAACTGAGCCATTGTACCGAGGAAAAAGTTTTGTTTAAAGAAACTTTAAAACATGTACAATGTGCAATAGATAGCCTGCCACCTCAGCGAAAATTAATTTTTGAAATGGGGCGCAACGAAGGGATGAGCCACAGGCAAATTGCACGCGAATTGGACCTTGCCGACAGCACAGTTAACAATCAAATAGTAAAGGCGCTTAAAACCATTAAAGAGCATTTACTAATCAGCGGTTCCGTAGGCATTTTGTTAACTTTCGTTAATTTCTTCCATAAATAA